TAACATGATATCCACATTTACATTCCTGTACTGTTGTGTATTGTTCTGTCTGAGAACAGAGATAAACTGACAAGCGGGTGAGGCTCTGGTGTTGTGCAACCTGCATGAGGGATTCTGAGTTCTGCTTTCTTAACAGATTGCAGAGGATTGTCTGTATGAGTGCTGGAAGAACAACAGCGCTAAGCTCCGAGAGGTGAGAGACAAGGGCACAATCCAACATCCTTttgccccaaggaatcctggggtgggtgtgcactggaacagaATGCAGCTCTGCAGTCTCCTCTTGGGGCAGGATCCAGGCTGGACCAGCTCAAAGGCAAAGTGCCTTTCCTCAGGCCCTGCTAAGCTTCCTGGCAAGGGGGGCACCAGCGGCACTCTGAGCAACATGGCTGGGCTGAGCCCCCTGGTGTTGGGtcactctggggcattgtgggatatGAGCATTGTCACTAGACTCCTGCTGCTTTGTGCTGGTGGGAATATCTGGCTGGGAAAATTTTCTGAGAAAAAGGTGGCTGCAGGGCAGGCGTCGGCAGTGTGTCCAGTATTCTGCCCAAGGATGCTGCATGCCAAGGCCAACCCTGGCTCCCTGCTTCTCTGTATCAGGATACTCCTGCCCTTTTCCTCCAGCTCAAACCTTGGAATGGGAAGCAATGCTGTTGCTCCCCTCTAAAGCAAGTTCTGCAGCTCAAAGGATGGGGGACGGGTAGCAGTTCATTGAGACAGCTGAGCTCCTGCTTTCTGTCCCTTCCCACCAGGTTGAGTCCAAACTGCACAAGGAGCACGTGGTGGAGGCCTGGGGAGATCAGCTGTCTCAGAAGCAACAGGTAGGCCAGGCTCTTGTGGGAGCCACTGTGTGCCTCTCGGCAGGCTTCCTGGACTTGGTGCCCCGTGtgtcccctcctccctgctccttcAGCCTTGAGAAGGCAGCAGGCGGGCAGGAGGCTCATGCTTCCATTTGACCCCAATCCAGCGAGAAGCCACTGAGCGGGAAGAGAAGATCCGTGCAGAAAACAAATACGAGGCAGCACGGAGAGAAGCCCTGGAGAggatgaaggaggaggaagagagacggAAGCAGGAAGAAAGGAAGCAGGCAGAGTTCCTGCGGCAGCAGATGAAGGAGCTGCAGCTGCGGGAGGTGGAGGTACATGCTGGGGCCTGGCATTGAGTGGATGGTGCTAGAAAGGGAGCTGGGGGAGGATTGCAAGCgccagtccccaccccccacccgtcTTGTCTTGCTTCTCTTTGTGGCActcccctggaaaaaaaaattcagagatgAGATTAGGGgctgggggaagagagacaaTAACTCTCCTTGGTGCCGTGCAGATCCCTGAACCaaacctctctccctcttctgctCCTTCCCATATGTGACCACCACAGAAAGTGGGATTTAGGGGCAGACGCCACGTGGCCTTTGGGGGCTATGAAGTGAAGGCACTTGTTATAAATCGACCCAGCCTTGGGTGTCAGTGCAATCCACATTTCCCCATGGCTGCTCCAGGGCTTTTGGAGCTGAGGAAGATGTGCCCGGCTGCACGTGAGGCCAATTGGTTGGCTCTTGTAGGTTGTGTACAGCTGGGATGCTGAGTGCGCAGCCTCTGCTGCAGGGGAGCTCCAGCCCCTCCTTTCCCTAGCagcttctgtcccccccccccgctgctttcCTGCTGGGAAAGGGAGGTGAGCCTGGAGATGAAGGATTCTGGATTGTTCTTCTCAGGCCACAAAGctgaaaaaggaagaggagaaccTGCTCAGGCAGCACTGGGAGCTGGAAGCCCTGGAGGCCAAGCGGAAGTGCCAggagcaggagaggaagaagactgAACTTGGGTATGGCTCTTGGAGAGCAGAGGGCATGAGGGGGTTGGCAGAGGGCACCTGGCTGCCAAGTAAGGatttgggaggtggtggtggtgagagaggaGGGCAGGAATGGGGGAACCTTTATTTGGCTGAGGAGAAATCTGTTGTGGGGTGGATTCCTGGCAGTgaggggacaccccccccccttgtatcTCATTACTTCTTTCCTCTCATTCCCCTCATCTTCCTCCCAGGACACCTGCTTGAAATTAGGCTTAGGGCTGCAGGGTTCCTACCTGTGGCCAGGGGATGGGTCAGCACCAGTACTTAATTTCTCAAACAAGATGTATTAGGCAGCTGCAACTTCCACCTTGCCAAAAGTGACCCTGTGGGTGCCTTTACTTGTGGTGAAAGTGAGGCAGGTTGCACATGCACAAGGGtgctgtttatatatatttttgcggCTGAAATGTACTTTTAGCTGCACTTGAGAACTTGACAAGCTGGGGCAGTTCTGAAGCCCCCCTGCTTCTTTTCTCTGGCTCTTCCTGTGAATTACAAACCCTGggtctcctcttctctcttctcagGCGCTTTCTGAGGCACCAATATCAAGCCCAACTGAAGAGGCAGGCCCAGCGGATCCAGGAGGAGCTGGTAAGTTGGTGCCACTGGAATGCTTTGTGCTTCAGGCAAGAGCACAGCTGAAGGCTGGTTAGATGGCTGCCTCAAGGAGCTGCACCCTGCCCCTGGTCAGCGGCAGTTGCCTTGATTGCATCACAGCCTGCTGCCAAATCTCAACATTTTTTGTAATGCCAACAATGCTGGAGACAACGCCTTCCCATTGGGATTCCTGCTTTTGGGGCGGCTGTTCTACAATCGGCAGCCTGACCATCCTCTTGGGTTTGTTAGGCCTCTGCCACCTCCCATCTCTTCTAGCCACCTTGGCCCTGCCTTAAGGAAGCGGCTGGGCCTCCATGCCAGAGTACGCCCTTTGCACACAGACGGTCCTGGGCTCTGTCCCCAGCAGCTCCGACTCCAAGGGGCTGGGAAGGGCTCTTGTCGGCCTGAGGCCCTGGAGCTCTGCTGGCCCACGGAAGCTTCTCCTGGTCTGCCCTGCAGGAGAAGGACAGGCAGATCCTCCTGGCGCTGATTGAGCAGGAGGACAAGGACCAGCGCCTGAAGTCCACCCGGCGGGAGCAAGCGGTGGCTGTTGCGGCCTGGATGAAGGGGGTCATTGAGGAGCAGCTCCAGCTGGAAAAGGCACGGGAGGCAGAGCTGGAGACCGTCTTCAGGTGAGGTGGAGGAGCAGGATGAAGGGGGGGCTGTGGTGCAAGCTGTCACCAGAGCTCCCTTCGGCGATGTGGCTGAAGCAAAGGCTGCTGGGAAGAGGAGCAGCAATTGCTTCCCTGCAGCTGACAAACCACCCTGGAAAAGTGGCTTAGCTGTTGTgcttgcggtgggggggggaagacatcTGGAGCAGAGCAGCCGCcagcccagcctcccccccctgtgccctccaggttttgctccagctcccatcagcttcagccagcatagccagtggtgcAGCTGTGGGTGGAGAGGGCTCCTAGGATCTGGCAGGGGTTCTGTGGTGAGCTTGGAGGAATCTtgtaactgtgattcctgcattgcagggggttggactagatgaccccttgggtccctcccaactctgtagCTCTATGATTTCTTTGGGTCACTGCTCTTCAGTTCTCAAAGCAGCTGTGGGGTCCCCTACTTGTATGGAGAAAGGTCTAAGGAGGCCTCTGGGcagtgccatttccccccatgacACCTCTCTGGCACTCAAAGtcactccctcttttctctcccaccccacccctgccccgccccactGAAGGGAGGAAGCCAAGCAAGTGTGGGAGAAGCGAGAGCAAGAGTGGGAGAAGGAGCGCAAGGCCCAGGACAGACTCATGGCTGAGGTGAGCTCTCTGCATCTGGGGCAGAAAGAATCAAGGCAGGTTGCCTGTGCAGCAGGGACAGGAgcctggcctccctccctccctccctccctctcacctccTGCTTGAAACAGGTCCTGGCGGAGAGGGAGCGCCAGATCCGAGAGAGGATGGAGAGGAACAGGCAGGCGCAGCAGGAATCGGTGAAGTCCCGGGAGCAGCTGATCCAGGAGCTTGAAGAGGCCAAGCAGCTGACGCAgcgggagaaggaagaggaggctgcGCTGAAAACTGAGCGCAGGCGGGAGTTGGAAGCACAGGTGGGTCTTGCCCAGGAGCCAGCTGGCAGCCCCTGTAGGACAggcaggcattaaaaaaaaacaaaagcaggaggGGTCCGGGTGGGTTCCCCCTAAATCTAGATAATACAGGGAAGTTATCCTCACATCAGCTACAAGATGGTCCGCTTCATCATTCTGCTTTGTGGTCCCTCTCCCCAGTCAAGAATGGGACTGACTACTTCCACACAACAGGGAAGTAGTCAGGCAGAGACAGGAGCGAGAAATGAAGGACTGATCAAGGGCTGGGGGCACAGGACCTCATGCAGCAGGGCAAGCTGTACTTAAGAAGAGGGACTTGGAAGGCACAGGGGTGGGCTGTCCAGAGCTCTCATAGTTCCCATGGGCTGTGACGATGCACCCGTCTTGCTGggtttctccctctcctttccctatTGCTGCTTCAGCTCATggagcagcagcggcaggagcaggaggagcagcagcggcagtgggaggaaGAGGCTGAGGTCAAGCAGCAGGAGCAGCGCAACGCGGAGCTGGAGCAACTGACCGCCAAGTGCATGATGGAGTTCGGCTATCGCAACAAGGTGAGGGTGCCTCATTCCAGTCAACAGGCAATTTCCCCATCCTGTGGGCAAGAGAAGAGGGATTCTGTCCCTTGGGTGTTTCTGAAATGCCTCTTGGGGATGAGCCAAGCCCTCTATATGGGGGAGCCAGCCAGTCTGGCCTCCTAGCACATGGGTCCTGGACTAGGGAGTCAGGCATTTCCAAACAGTTTTGGGTTTTGTGCCTGGACCAGCATATTTGGGGCACAAGAAGGCAGCCTTCGCCCCCTCTTATTTACACATGCAGCTGCCTCCCATCCCAGAAATTTCATCCAGGGATCTGCCAGGGGTTGAAGGCAAAGTGTTACCTGCAAGAACTGAAAGCATTTCTCCTTCTCTGTTCTTTTCCAGAGCTACAGCTATCCCAAAGCAGCCTGGACCTAAAGGAGCGAGAGGGTGCTTGCTTTCCAGTTTCAGTAGATTAAAATCCTCACTGTGGGAGCCGCTTCCTGGTTGCATCCTGCTGGGGGTGCTGGGAGTATTTGTATAGATGAAAAAGGAGAGAGGCTGGAAGGttgcacccccccaccccccttgcgcAGCAGCTCTCTTCACTGATAGGCTTTGGCCCTTCCTGGAGAGCAGGCACAGCTGTGGCTCTAAGAGGCTCTGCAGGTGGGGACTGTTGATCCTTCAAGGCACTTGGGGGAGatatgggatggtggtggacaGACTCAGCCAGCAGGCAGCAGCTCAACCACACGCTGTCCCTGCAAGCCTTCACCTTCCCTAACCTTGGAGGTGGAAGCAGCAGCTACCTATTATTGCTGTTGGCAAAGAAGTGCAAGGAAGAAGAGGGTGGGAGGCTCCAAGCACTTCCCATTCAGGCTCTGACGGGGATGTCCAAAGGCTCAATAAACTTTTAAACTCTTTTACTGCAAGCTGGTGTTGCTCCTTTGCTTTGTCAGTGAGAGAGAAAGACCTCGAACCCAGCGGCCAGGTGCTTCCCCTTTCCTGAGCCTACTTCCTGGCAGGGAGGAGTGTGTGCTTGCTGGCCAAAacagtttctctgcctgcaatGGGGCCACAGGCCCAACAAGGGCAAAGACATCCAAATCTGGCCCAGCCAACATTTCATGCCAGTCAACACTGTTTGCAAGAAAGCAAAACCTGGAGACAAGAACAGAAAAAGCAAGATACCTGTTctaccttttttgtttgtttcttttaacccaaaaatagtacaatactttttaaaaatgtagttaaTTACAAGGTAACATCAGCATCCAACATTATTATGGCACttggtttggtttcttttaatatataaataccAACAGGGTaaaacacacacgcgcacacacacacacacacccctcgagTTGGACTGCTGCTTCTACATCCAGAAACCTCTCCACTGCCAGCCAAGCATCCCTGGAGCAGGCAGCCTGTCTGCCCATGTCCTATGAGTGGCATGCAGGTGGGCAGATTGCCTCCTCTCTGCCTTCTACAGAAGCAGTGCCCTGCAGTGAGCTGGCAACTTCACTCAGGCCATGGCAGAgcctgtcggggggggggggggcgcaccagGCAGGGCAGGAGGAAGGATGACTTGCTAGAAGGCCAGGCGGCTCAGGCCCAGCCAGCCTCAAGCTTCCTATTTCCCAAAAACCGAGACCCTCTCGGTTTTGTGCGTACATTTTGGCCAGACTCTTAAGAGGAGCTAAGTAGGTCTTGTCCTGCTGGGGTGGAAGGCTGCAGTGGAATGAGTGGGAGATGAACCCAGAGCACCACAAGGTGCCCTTGCACACAGCTCTTGCTTGTTACAAGACAGATGTGCACAGAATTGGGCATAATGTGCCCACAGGCTGCCCTTTGGGTTTTCCATCTTGAGCACCAAACTCTCACAGGCCAGCTGTAGCCCAAGACTCTTTCTCCATTCAGCTATTCAGCAGAATTCACAAGACTTTCTCTGGATTTATCAGAACCATTTACTAGTGGGGTGGCCCAGACGCACCAAGATgatgggagggggtggggctgtTGCCGGACAAAATCAGCCATTTGTTAAAGGGCCCCTGTCAGAAATCGCTACACAGCATGCTGCATGCTTTTGGGACCATCCCAGTAATCTCTTCCCCAGACACACACAATGCAGACCTGTACCCTGAACCACCTTCTCCAGGAACGACTCCCCTCAAGTGGCACAAAGGGTATTCTGAAGCACTGAGGATCAAACTGGGCATAAGGGGGGAGAGAGGCTCCTGACCCAGAGCTGGTTCTCGTCATAGAGGGCCATTTAAGACCCACCAAACCCAACAAGACAAACCGGTCACCACTCCCTCAAGGCCTAGCAATGGCAGCAGGGCAGGAACCTCTCTCATGCATGCCATCAATGGAACCTGTTTCTTTCCATGCAGCACCAGCTAaattgccaacctagcaggaatTACTATGACCCTTTCACAAAGCAGGCGCATCCAGCCTTTGGAACGGAGTCCACCTtcctctctacacacacaccccggctggGCCACTCTGCTTCACGGCATCTTGTCTGCAAACCATGGCATCCACTGGACCACTTGGACACCCAACAGCAGAGCAGGGGCTTACTCAGGCACCCTGCACAGCTGCCCCCTTTCTTAATGTCACCCTGCCCTGCCGCCTTGGTGAACACAGGAGCAGTGGCTCCCAAGAAGCAAGGTTGTCAGGGCTCGAATGGGACAAGACACCAAGCCCAGCTCTCAACACCAgcagttctcccctcccccccccaaaagaacaacaacaacaacaatccgtctctctctcctccccaaatcTAGGTGGGGTTCCACTGTACCTTTGCCACCCAAGATGGACCCTTCAGTCCCACCTGCAACTAGACACTCCCTGCAGCGCACCGCTCTCGGCACAGCCACCACCagcaagttttttttggggggggagcagaaacAGGACAGAAAAAAGTCCTTTTCTGCCCTAGGAAAGCTTTGTGGTGCATAGTTAGGTCATGAAAAGCACTTTCTCAAAGATCCAGATGAACTGGGGCCAAAGAAAATCCGAGACACTCCCATCTGCTTCCACCATGGAAAGCAAGGAAGAGTCCCAGGAGACTAAAATATCAGAGGGATTGGGAGGCTAGTCCTACCGTTTTGTAGCAAGCCTTTGTTGGCTTGGTATTGTGCAAGGGGTGGGGACTGATTGGCAGGGATCATGTGGGGGGGTGTCCTTACCTACCGCCCCCGTTCAAAGGTCAGTGGTATGTGCAACATAGTGGTTCAGGTGTGTCAAACAGCTGCATAACAAGACTTGGGGATATGTGCCCTGTATCCTGATATGTGCATTTAGTTCACAAATGGTGCAGAGTGCAGAGTGTGACCCTCCCCACCACTCCCTGCCCCAGATACACACATCTCTGTGAGAGCGGTTGATGCAAAGATTGGCTCATGACATGTTCCACACACTGACACCCTCTTTACACTGGCAATACAGGCATAAAATAAGGCAG
The window above is part of the Zootoca vivipara chromosome 13, rZooViv1.1, whole genome shotgun sequence genome. Proteins encoded here:
- the TCHP gene encoding trichoplein keratin filament-binding protein isoform X1 encodes the protein MALPTIPSFWNNRSRALEQQIVHHREQEARFRNLWELNSRYFQQSGVYSSKQAQWSSRHSYQQSMTAYHREKLKEEKCLSLEQRRRRLQKLLFEEREMLAAELQELRLNKDADLSEKRRRNDELKSAREERRKQIAEDCLYECWKNNSAKLREVESKLHKEHVVEAWGDQLSQKQQREATEREEKIRAENKYEAARREALERMKEEEERRKQEERKQAEFLRQQMKELQLREVEATKLKKEEENLLRQHWELEALEAKRKCQEQERKKTELGRFLRHQYQAQLKRQAQRIQEELEKDRQILLALIEQEDKDQRLKSTRREQAVAVAAWMKGVIEEQLQLEKAREAELETVFREEAKQVWEKREQEWEKERKAQDRLMAEVLAERERQIRERMERNRQAQQESVKSREQLIQELEEAKQLTQREKEEEAALKTERRRELEAQLMEQQRQEQEEQQRQWEEEAEVKQQEQRNAELEQLTAKCMMEFGYRNKSYSYPKAAWT
- the TCHP gene encoding trichoplein keratin filament-binding protein isoform X2; protein product: MHLLRLILMSFRNEVFNPEFPVAQMALPTIPSFWNNRSRALEQQIVHHREQEARFRNLWELNSRYFQQSGVYSSKQAQWSSRHSYQQSMTAYHREKLKEEKCLSLEQRRRRLQKLLFEEREMLAAELQELRLNKDADLSEKRRRNDELKSAREERRKQIAEDCLYECWKNNSAKLREVESKLHKEHVVEAWGDQLSQKQQREATEREEKIRAENKYEAARREALERMKEEEERRKQEERKQAEFLRQQMKELQLREVEATKLKKEEENLLRQHWELEALEAKRKCQEQERKKTELGRFLRHQYQAQLKRQAQRIQEELEKDRQILLALIEQEDKDQRLKSTRREQAVAVAAWMKGVIEEQLQLEKAREAELETVFREEAKQVWEKREQEWEKERKAQDRLMAEVLAERERQIRERMERNRQAQQESVKSREQLIQELEEAKQLTQREKEEEAALKTERRRELEAQLMEQQRQEQEEQQRQWEEEAEVKQQEQRNAELEQLTAKCMMEFGYRNKSYSYPKAAWT